Below is a genomic region from Mesorhizobium sp..
CCGGACGCGGCAATTGTTCGCGAAACCGGGGGAGCGGCCGAAGCTTCTTCTGAATGCCGCGAGCGAAGCCGTCATTCCTTCGCCGGCAGGGCGAGCAGCCGCTCCAGGGGCAGCGGGCCCTGCTTCACCGGTTTGGTAACGACATAGGTGAAGTAGCGCGAAAGGCCGGCCTTCGCCTCCAGCAGGTGGTCGACGAGGCGCTGGTAGCTGTCGATATCGCGGGTGACGATCTGGAGAATATAATCGAAACCGCCTCCTACCGCCCAGCAGGCCACGACCTCGTCCAGTGGCGCGAGAACGCGCTCGAAGACCTGGAAATCCTGGGCGCGGTGGCTTTCGAGCTCCGCCGCCAGGAAGACGACCAGGTGCGGCCCGAGCTTCTTCAGCGCCACCGCGGCGTGGTAGCCGGTGATCAGGCCGGCTTCCTCCAGCCGCCTCATTCGCTCCCAAGCCGGGGCGGCGGAGAGGTTCACGCGCTTGGCAAGCTCCGCCTTGGAGATGCGTCCCTCGCGGGCGAGGATCGACAGGATCTTCACATCGCGGTCGTCGAGCTTCAGCATGCGGTCAGGACCCGTCCTAGGTCGAAATCACCGACCCGACGCCGGCCCGGCGCGCGGCCTCGACGGCGAAGGTGGCGATCGCGGTGTCCTGCGCGCCCGTGCCGGTCAGGTCGCAGAAGGTGACCTGGTCGTCGGAGACGCGGCCCCGGTGCGCGCCGGTGAGGATCTGGCCGAGCTCGGGAGGCGTGCCGCGCGTCCAGACGCCAGCCGCGACGGCGCTGCGCAGTTCGCCGAGCGCCTCGCACTGGCTGACCCGGTCGCAGACATAGAGATCCGCCGCGGCAAGCGCTGCGGCCTCGATCTCGTTCTTACCGGCCTGGTCTGACCCCATGGCGGTGACGTGGAGGCCTGGATGAAGCCAGCCCGCCCTCAGCACCGGATGCTCCGCGGGCGTGGTCGTGACGACGAGCTGGCTCTGCGCGACGAGGCGCGCGGGGTCGGGCTCGATGCGCGCGGGAATGCCGAGCATCCGGGCGATGTCGGCCGCGCAGGCCTCGGCCTTGCCGCGGTCGCGGCCCCAGACCAGCGCTTCGCGGAACGGCCGCACGAGATGCGCCGCCTGGATTTGCAGCCGCGCCTGCACGCCGGTGCCCATAACTCCCGCGGTCTCTACATGCGTGGGGGCAAGATGCCTCGCCGCCACCGCGCCCGCCGCGGCCGTGCGTACGTCGGTCAGGTAGCCGTTGTCGAGCAGCAGCGCCTCGACCAGCCCTGTCTTCGCCGAGAACAGGATCATCAGGCCGTTGAGGCTCGGCAAGCCGATCGTCGGATTGTCGAAGAAGCCGGGACTCACCTTGATGGCGAAGCCGTCGAAGCCGGGAATCCACGCGGTCTTGACGTCGACCTCGCCATTGGCCTCGGGGATCGCCATGGACAGGATCGGCGGCATCACCACCCCGCCGGAAGCAAGCGCGGCGAACGCCCGCTCGACAACGTCGACCGCGGCAAGGTCAAGCGCCACCAGCCCGCGCAGATTAGCCTCGGTCAGGATCGCGACGTCATGCGCCATAGGCTCTGCCCTCTATTTCGATGTCGCCGAGGCTGACCGCGCCTCCGTTCACGATCGTGGTGAAGTTCGTCATGTCGACATTGCGCCCGGTCAGGACGGTGGCGACCGGACCGCCGAAGGCCGGCAACCGGCCCGACTTGATCGCCGCAATGCCGACGACACTGGCGCCCTCGGCCACCATCCGGTCTTCGAAGTAGAGCGTCTGCATCGCGTCGTAGATCTCGTCCTCCGTGACCAGCACGCAATCGTCGAGGAGGTCGCGGCAGAGCGGGAAGGAGAGCCGGTTGCCCATGCCGATGCCGCCGCCGAGCGAGTCGGCGAGGCTCGGCACCTCCTCGACCTCGACGGGCCGGCCGGCGCGGATCGACTGATGCATCGCGGCACCTCGGTCCATGGTGACGCCGATGACCCTGATCGAGGGCTTGATCGCCCTCGCGGCCAAGGCGACGCCGGAGGCGAGCCCGCCGCCCGACAGCGGGACGAGGATCGCGGCGAGGTCCGGCCGGTCCTCCAGCAACTCGAGGCCGATCGTACCCTGGCCGGCGATAACCAGCGGATCGTCGAAAGGCGAAATCTCGACCAGCCCGTTTTCGCGCGCCAACCTCCCGCTCTCCGCCAAAGCATCGTCCTGACTGCGTCCGACGATGCGCACCTCGGCGCCGAGTGTCCGGATGGCGTCGACCTTCGTCTTCGGCACGAGCGAGGACATGCACACCACAGACCGCAATCCCCGCGCCCGCGCCGCAAAGGCGACCGCGCGGCCGTGATTGCCGGTCGAGCAGCAGACCACCCCCGTGACGCCTCCGCTGATCCCCGCGACGGCGTTGACCGCTCCGCGCAACTTGAAGGCACCCACTGGCTGCGTCGTCTCCAGCTTCAGCAGGAAGTCCTGCCCGACACGCGCGCTCATGAAAGGCGACGGAACCAGCGGCGTGCGCACGACGACGCCGGTGATCGCCCGGCGCGCGGCCAAGACGTCTGCGAACGAAAGGCTCAAACCGCCTCCTTCACCGCGCTCAGGAACTGCTGGGTACGCTCGCGCTTGGGGTTGGCGAACAGCTCTTCGGGCGACCCCTGCTCTTCGATGCGGCCGCCGTAGAAGAAGCAGACGCGGTCGGAGATGTCCTTGGCGAAGCCCATCTGGTGCGTGACCATCAGCATGGTCAGGTGGTGCTCGGCGACGAGCTTGCGGATCACGTTGGTGACTTCGCCGATGACTTCGGGATCAAGCGCCGAGGTGACCTCGTCGAACAGCATCACCTTGGGTCGCATCGCCATGGCACGTGCGATGGCGACGCGCTGCTGCTGGCCCCCCGACAGCCGGGACGGGTGCTGGTCACGCTTCTCGGCCATGCCGACCATATTGAGGAGCTCTTCGGACCGTTCCCGCGCCTCCTTCTTCGACAGGCCGAGCACGTGGACCGGGCCTTCCATGCAGTTTTCCAGCGCCGTCATGTGCGGGAACAGGTTGAACTGCTGGAAGCACATGCCGATCTTGCCCCTGATCCGGCGCATGTGGCGGCTGTCGGCGGGAACCAGGCGGTCGCCGCGGGGCATGTGCGTCAGCGGCTCGCCGTCGACATAGATGACGCCGCCATTGATGGTCTCCAGCGTCATCAGCATCCTCAGCACCGTGGTCTTACCAGAGCCGGACGGCCCGATGACCGAGACCATCTCGCCCTCGTCGATATCGAGATCGAGCGAGTCGAGTACCACGAGCGCACCGTAGCTCTTGGTAACCTTTCGGAAGCTCACCATCGGCACCTTGTCGCCCTCGAGCCTCAGGGGAAAACCGGAGAGATCCTGCGCGTCCATCAGACCATCCCGAGCTTGCGACGCACCCATGCCTCGAAGAGGCGGATGCCGGCGGCGGTGGGCAATGACAAGGCCAGGAAGATGATCCCGACCAGCGTATAGGGTTCGAGGAAACGATAGGTTTCCGAGCCGATCGCGTTGGCGGTGTGCATCAGTTCGGCGACGCCGATGACCGACAGCATCGGCGTATCCTTGAAGATGCCGACGAGGTAGTTGCCCATGCCCGCGAGCGACGGCGGCAGAGCCTGCGGCAGGATCACGCGGAAATAGGTGCGCGACGTCGAAAGGTTGAGCGAGGTGGCGGCCTCCCACTGGCCTTTCGGCACGCTGTCCAGCCCGCCCCGATAGACCTCGGACAGGTAGGCGGCGTAGTGCAGGCCGATGGCGATCATGCCGGCCGTCCAGGGCGACAGCCGCAGGCCGAACTGCGGCCCGACATAGAAGACGAAGAAGATCTGCAGCACGAGCGGCGTCGAGCGGATGAACTCGATCACTTCGCGCACGACCAGCGTCAGGGCCTGCGACGGAGTTCGCTGTGCCAACGCCAGCACGAGGCCCAGAACGACGGCGATGGCATAGCCCAGTCCCGCTGCGAGCAGCGTATTGCCCGTCGCCAAGATCAGGCGCGGCAGGATGTCCCAGGTGAAGTCCCAACGCCAGTCGAACATCGCTCAGGCCCTCCCCAGCTTGCGCTGCATGGCGCGCTCGAGCCAGCGCATGAAGGGGGTGATCATGAAGCGGGCGAGAATGTAGTAGATGACGAGCGCCGTCCCGAACGCCTCGGCCGACAGGAACGTCGTGCCGTTGATCTGCTTGACCTGGAACATCAGGTCGGCGACGGCGATCAGCGCGACGAGCGCCGTGCCCTTGAGGAGCTCGATCAGGAGGTTGCCCCAGCCGGGCAGCATGATCAGCACGGCCTGCGGCAGGATTACCCGAACCATCCGTTTCGCGGGCGTCATGTTGAGCGCCAGTGCGGCTTCCCACTGGCCCTTCGGTACCGACAGGATCGCCCCTCGCACCAGTTCGGCGCCGTAGGCGCCGAGGTTCATGCCGACGGCGACGAAGCCGGCGGTGAACTTTTCAAGCGTGATGCCGAAGAGCGGCAGGACGAAGAAGATCCAGTAGAGCTGGACGAGCAGCGACGTGCCGCGAAAGATTTCGATATAGACGGTGGCGATACCGCGCAGGAATACGTTGGGCGAAAGCCGCATCAGGCCGGCGGCCAGCGCGATGGCGACGGCCAGTGCAGAAGCCAACACGGTCAGCAGCACCGTCACCAGCGTGCCGGAGAGGATGCGGTCGCCGTACTGGCCGAGAAATTCGAGATAGGACATGCTGCTCGGACCTTCCCGTCGGAGCCGCTCAGGCGGCAGTTGGGCGCCGCAGCGACGGCGCCCAGGAAGAGCGGCGGACCGGAGAACCGGTTCGCGCAGCGTCACATCAGCGGTTGGCGCAGACCCACTCGGTGGTCTTGTCGCCCGGCAGCGAGCCTTTGCCATAGCCGTATTCGGCGACGGCGGCCAGCATCTCGTCGGAGCCGATATATTCCTTCATCGCCGCGTTGAACTTGTCGAGGAAGGTCTTGTCCGCCTTGCGGAAGCCGATCCCGGCCCAGTTGAACGACTCCTCGGGCATCGCGTTCGGGTCGGTCGCTTCAACCGCGCCGCCGGATGCGTCGGCGAGCTGCTTCATGGTGAAGTAGGTGCCGGCGCCGGCGTCGGCGCGGCCGGCCTTGACGGCGGCCAGTATCTCGGTCGGCCCGGGAACCTGCATGATACTGGCCTCCGGCACGCCAGCCGCCTTCGCGGCCTCGATGTTCGAGTATCCCGCGCCCGTCACCATGACGGCATTGCTGTCGACGAGGCTCTTGTAGTCGCCGATCTTTTTCGGATTGCCGGGCGCGACGATGAAGCCGTCACCGACGGTCGCCATCGGCTCGGAGAAGGCGATGTTCTCGCAGCGGCTGGCAAGAATGTTCATGCCGCCAGTGACAATGTCGAAGCGGTTGGCGTTGAGCCCCGGAATGAGACCGCCCCACTCGGTCTGGACCGGTTCGATCTTCTCGTAGCCCATCTTCTTCAGGACCGCGATCGTGAAGACGTTGACGAAGCCCTTGGGGCTGCCGTCGTCGCCCGGATAGGCGAAGGGGATCTCGTTGGCGAAGCCGATGCGGATGGCTTCGCCCTTGTCGGCCTTCTCGAGCAGCGACTGGGCACCCGAGGAGCCCGCCGCCGAGGCAAGCGTTAGGGCAGCCAGACCGAGGGCGGCAACACCCTTCAGAAGGAAGGATTTCATAGGGTTTCTCCTGTGTTCCACGGTTGTCATTTTTCTTATGTTGTGCACAACATCATGGTGGACTTGTTTGGTCAACGGCAAATTTGCTGAAAATGCCTGATTTTTCGCTTGTGGGCGGCGCCGCACTGGCCATAGATGTGCACATATATCGAGCGGACCTGCGCTCGAGGAGGACTCCATGCCGGCTACCGACCTACCCTTCACGTCCAGCGAATATTCGCGCCGGCTGGGCAAGGTGCGCCGGGCCATGGCGGAGCGCGGCCTCGACGTGCTCTTCGTCGAGGATCCCTCCAACATGGCCTGGATCACCGGCTATGATGGCTGGTCCTTCTACGTCCACCAGGGCGTGATCGTCTTCCACGACGCTGATCCGGTGTGGTGGGGCCGCGGGCAGGACGCCAATGGCGCGGTCCGCACGGTCTGGATGGAGCGCGCGAATATCGCCGGCTATGCCGACAACTTCGTGCAGTCGGCGGTGCGCCATCCGATGCAGGACCTCGCCGCGATCCTGCGGGACCGCGGCTATGCCGGCAAGCGGATCGGGCTGGAGTTCGAAAACTACTACTTCTCCGCCAAGGCCTACCTGGTGCTCCGGCAAGAACTGCCGAATGCCCATCTCGTCGACGCCACGGCGCTGGTCAACTGGCAGCGCGGCGTCAAGTCCGAGGAGGAGATCGCCTTCATGCGCAAGGCAGCGCGGATCTCCGAGAAGATCGTCGACGGCATCGTCGAGCGCGTCGAGCCCGGCCGCCCCAAGAACGAGGTCGTGGCCGAGATTTACGCCGACGCCATCCGCGGCGTCGGCGACGCGTGGGGCGACTATGCGGCGATCGTTCCTTTGCTGCCGTCGGGCACCGATGCCGCGGCGCCCCACCTGACCTGGGACGACCGGCCGTTCCGGACGGGCGAGGCGACGTTCTTCGAGATCGCGGGCTGCTACCGGCGCTATCACACACCGTTCTGCCGGACCGTCTTCCTCGGCAAGCCGCCGCAGCACATCCTGGACGCGGAAAAGGCCCTGGTGGAGGGGCTGGAGGCAGGGCTCGACGCCGCCCGGCCGGGTCGCCCCGCGGGCGACGTGGCGCGCGCCCTGTTCGGCGCGCTGGAGCGGGCCGGCATCCACAAGGACAGCCGGTGCGGCTATCCGATCGGCATCTCCTATCCGCCGGACTGGGGCGAACGGACGATCTCGTTCCGCAAGGAGGAGGAGACGATCCTCGAGGCCGGGATGACCTTCCATTTCATGCCGGGCCTGTGGATGGAGGACTGGGGGCTAGAGATCACCGAGAGCATCCTGATCCGGGAGACGGGGGCGGCCGAATGCTTCTGCGACCGGCCGCGCAAGCTCGTCGTGAAGGACTGAGACGAAACGATGGACATGCTCGTCCGCACGCAGGAGATCCTAGGCAAGCTCGTCGCCTTCCCGACGGTCTCGTCGGACAGCAACCTCGAGCTGATCGCCTATGCCGCCGATCTCCTGTCGGATGCCGGCGCGACGCTGTCGCTGTCGCGCGACGAGTCGGGAACGAAGGCCAACCTCTTCGCCACGATCGGTCCACCGGGCGACGGCGGCATCGTTCTCTCAGGTCATACCGACGTCGTGCCAGCGGATCCGGCCGAGTGGACGACCGACCCGTTCGTGCTGGACGAGCGCGACGGGCGGCTCTACGGGCGGGGCACCTGCGACATGAAGGGCTTCATCGCGGCGGGGCTCGCCATGGCGCCGCGCTTCGCCGCGGC
It encodes:
- the ehuA gene encoding ectoine/hydroxyectoine ABC transporter ATP-binding protein EhuA, which translates into the protein MDAQDLSGFPLRLEGDKVPMVSFRKVTKSYGALVVLDSLDLDIDEGEMVSVIGPSGSGKTTVLRMLMTLETINGGVIYVDGEPLTHMPRGDRLVPADSRHMRRIRGKIGMCFQQFNLFPHMTALENCMEGPVHVLGLSKKEARERSEELLNMVGMAEKRDQHPSRLSGGQQQRVAIARAMAMRPKVMLFDEVTSALDPEVIGEVTNVIRKLVAEHHLTMLMVTHQMGFAKDISDRVCFFYGGRIEEQGSPEELFANPKRERTQQFLSAVKEAV
- a CDS encoding cyclodeaminase, with the protein product MAHDVAILTEANLRGLVALDLAAVDVVERAFAALASGGVVMPPILSMAIPEANGEVDVKTAWIPGFDGFAIKVSPGFFDNPTIGLPSLNGLMILFSAKTGLVEALLLDNGYLTDVRTAAAGAVAARHLAPTHVETAGVMGTGVQARLQIQAAHLVRPFREALVWGRDRGKAEACAADIARMLGIPARIEPDPARLVAQSQLVVTTTPAEHPVLRAGWLHPGLHVTAMGSDQAGKNEIEAAALAAADLYVCDRVSQCEALGELRSAVAAGVWTRGTPPELGQILTGAHRGRVSDDQVTFCDLTGTGAQDTAIATFAVEAARRAGVGSVIST
- the ehuC gene encoding ectoine/hydroxyectoine ABC transporter permease subunit EhuC, with the translated sequence MSYLEFLGQYGDRILSGTLVTVLLTVLASALAVAIALAAGLMRLSPNVFLRGIATVYIEIFRGTSLLVQLYWIFFVLPLFGITLEKFTAGFVAVGMNLGAYGAELVRGAILSVPKGQWEAALALNMTPAKRMVRVILPQAVLIMLPGWGNLLIELLKGTALVALIAVADLMFQVKQINGTTFLSAEAFGTALVIYYILARFMITPFMRWLERAMQRKLGRA
- a CDS encoding Lrp/AsnC family transcriptional regulator, with amino-acid sequence MLKLDDRDVKILSILAREGRISKAELAKRVNLSAAPAWERMRRLEEAGLITGYHAAVALKKLGPHLVVFLAAELESHRAQDFQVFERVLAPLDEVVACWAVGGGFDYILQIVTRDIDSYQRLVDHLLEAKAGLSRYFTYVVTKPVKQGPLPLERLLALPAKE
- the doeA gene encoding ectoine hydrolase DoeA (DoeA (degradation of ectoine A) is also called EutD (ectoine utilization D).); the encoded protein is MPATDLPFTSSEYSRRLGKVRRAMAERGLDVLFVEDPSNMAWITGYDGWSFYVHQGVIVFHDADPVWWGRGQDANGAVRTVWMERANIAGYADNFVQSAVRHPMQDLAAILRDRGYAGKRIGLEFENYYFSAKAYLVLRQELPNAHLVDATALVNWQRGVKSEEEIAFMRKAARISEKIVDGIVERVEPGRPKNEVVAEIYADAIRGVGDAWGDYAAIVPLLPSGTDAAAPHLTWDDRPFRTGEATFFEIAGCYRRYHTPFCRTVFLGKPPQHILDAEKALVEGLEAGLDAARPGRPAGDVARALFGALERAGIHKDSRCGYPIGISYPPDWGERTISFRKEEETILEAGMTFHFMPGLWMEDWGLEITESILIRETGAAECFCDRPRKLVVKD
- the eutB gene encoding hydroxyectoine utilization dehydratase EutB, with translation MSLSFADVLAARRAITGVVVRTPLVPSPFMSARVGQDFLLKLETTQPVGAFKLRGAVNAVAGISGGVTGVVCCSTGNHGRAVAFAARARGLRSVVCMSSLVPKTKVDAIRTLGAEVRIVGRSQDDALAESGRLARENGLVEISPFDDPLVIAGQGTIGLELLEDRPDLAAILVPLSGGGLASGVALAARAIKPSIRVIGVTMDRGAAMHQSIRAGRPVEVEEVPSLADSLGGGIGMGNRLSFPLCRDLLDDCVLVTEDEIYDAMQTLYFEDRMVAEGASVVGIAAIKSGRLPAFGGPVATVLTGRNVDMTNFTTIVNGGAVSLGDIEIEGRAYGA
- the ehuB gene encoding ectoine/hydroxyectoine ABC transporter substrate-binding protein EhuB; this encodes MKSFLLKGVAALGLAALTLASAAGSSGAQSLLEKADKGEAIRIGFANEIPFAYPGDDGSPKGFVNVFTIAVLKKMGYEKIEPVQTEWGGLIPGLNANRFDIVTGGMNILASRCENIAFSEPMATVGDGFIVAPGNPKKIGDYKSLVDSNAVMVTGAGYSNIEAAKAAGVPEASIMQVPGPTEILAAVKAGRADAGAGTYFTMKQLADASGGAVEATDPNAMPEESFNWAGIGFRKADKTFLDKFNAAMKEYIGSDEMLAAVAEYGYGKGSLPGDKTTEWVCANR
- the ehuD gene encoding ectoine/hydroxyectoine ABC transporter permease subunit EhuD produces the protein MFDWRWDFTWDILPRLILATGNTLLAAGLGYAIAVVLGLVLALAQRTPSQALTLVVREVIEFIRSTPLVLQIFFVFYVGPQFGLRLSPWTAGMIAIGLHYAAYLSEVYRGGLDSVPKGQWEAATSLNLSTSRTYFRVILPQALPPSLAGMGNYLVGIFKDTPMLSVIGVAELMHTANAIGSETYRFLEPYTLVGIIFLALSLPTAAGIRLFEAWVRRKLGMV